The DNA sequence CATAGGCGAACAGGCGGTAGGGGCCAGTTGCTTCCGGAGCGGTGAAGCGCATGGTGCCGTTGCCCCGGTCTTCCACGATCAGGCCCGGAACGCTCTCCGGCCGGTTCTCCCGGTCGCCGCCGGATTTGATGTCGGTGCTCTCCGGCAGGAACTCCCAACGGATGTTGAAAGGCTCGTTGTCCGGATGCGTCACGCTCAGGGTGACCTCGTAGGTTTCGCCCGGCTGAAGATAAATGCTGTCATAGGCGGTCTGATCGTCGATCCGGAAGGATTGGATGCTTGGCGCGCGGTGTTCGGGCCATTCGCCGCTCCACAGGTGGTGCATGGTATCGACCACTTCGGTGGCGTGGCCGGATTCCAGGAACAGGCCGTACCAGGTGGGTGTGGTTTCCTGTTTTTGCCCCCACAGGAAGGCGTAGGAACCCAGCCCTTTTTCCTCGTCGGCGAGGATGGCGGATTCATAGCGCTGTCGGTAGGCGGCGGCTTTTTCGGTGCTGGTCTGCTCGATGGGGACACCCCAGGCGGTGTTGGCAATTTCCCAGTGCCCGGTGGGGCCCCATTCGGTGACGGCGTAGGCGCCCGGCCAGCCGACGTCCCGCACCTTCTGGGGTAGAGTGTCCAGTTCGCCGTAGGTGTTGATGCTCAGGTAATCAATGCTGGGCACCCGCTCCTGGATCAGGTCGGACTTTTCCTGATCAATGCCGGCGGTCACGGTGGTGATCAGGTGGTGCGGGTCAAGCTCCCGAATCATCCGGGCGATGTCTTCCACCGCGTACCAGACGTTGGTGTCGGTGTAGAACAGGTCCAGCTCGTTGCCGATGCCCCAGGTGAGCAGGGCGGGGTGGTCTTTGTAGCGCAGTACCTGCTCCCGGATTTGCGCTTTCTGTACTTTTACCGCCTCTTCGTCACTGTAATCAAAGCCGTGGCGCTCTTTGCCCATGCGCAGCCCCAGCATGACCGTCAGGCCGTGGGCCTGGGCTTGGTCGAGAATGCGTTCGGCGTTATCGGTGTCCCAGGTGCGCACCGAGTTGGCGCCCGCCTCGGCCAGTTGCTCCAGGCGACTGGTGCCGC is a window from the Marinimicrobium koreense genome containing:
- a CDS encoding glycoside hydrolase family 2 TIM barrel-domain containing protein, which translates into the protein MNTKMLLLLSGLLALSACGPTDTAEQPSTDTQAVPATLKQDDNGHYSIYREGEPYFIRGAGGTSRLEQLAEAGANSVRTWDTDNAERILDQAQAHGLTVMLGLRMGKERHGFDYSDEEAVKVQKAQIREQVLRYKDHPALLTWGIGNELDLFYTDTNVWYAVEDIARMIRELDPHHLITTVTAGIDQEKSDLIQERVPSIDYLSINTYGELDTLPQKVRDVGWPGAYAVTEWGPTGHWEIANTAWGVPIEQTSTEKAAAYRQRYESAILADEEKGLGSYAFLWGQKQETTPTWYGLFLESGHATEVVDTMHHLWSGEWPEHRAPSIQSFRIDDQTAYDSIYLQPGETYEVTLSVTHPDNEPFNIRWEFLPESTDIKSGGDRENRPESVPGLIVEDRGNGTMRFTAPEATGPYRLFAYVTTEHNRAAAANVPFFVGSAEDHE